The bacterium DNA window GCTCTTCCCGGCATAGAAACGCACGGCCTTCAGTTCCTGCCGGAAGCAGAACGAGCAGGCGCTGCCGCCATTCTTTCCAATCAAAAAGTCGAAACAGATCTTCCTCTTATAGTCGCAGAAAATCCCCGATTGGCCCTTGCGCTGATCAGTAACCAGTTCTATGACTGTCCATCATACAAACTGAAATTGATAGGCGTAACTGGAACGAACGGCAAGACGACCGTGGCCTTCCTACTGCGATCCATGTTCAAGGAAGCGAACGTCGCGTGCGGTTTGATCGGAACCATCCGCTACAGCGGCGAACGTTTCTCCAAGAGCGCGACCCATACAACACCCGAAGCGCCGGAGTTGCAGAAACTGTTGAACCGCCTCGTTCAGGAACGAAGCGGCGCGTGCGCGATGGAAGTGTCTTCTCAGGGTCTGGACCAGTTTAGAGTTGCAGGATGCACTTTCGACACCGCCGTCTTTACAAATCTCACACACGAGCACCTCGACTATCACAGAACCATGGATGATTACTTCCGCGCAAAGATGATGCTTTTTGACAATCAGACTTGCACCACCAATCAAGCGGTTTCCAATTTTGATGATCCCTACGGAAAGAAACTGATCGAGATCCGCAATCGCAGAGGTTTGCCTGGCGTGAGTTACGGCTTTGAAGAAGGCGCCGATTTCCGGATTCAGAATTGGAGCACTTCGATCAAAGGAAGCGAAATGACCATCGTTTATCAAGCAAAGGAACAACGCATCAAAACTGCTCTGGTGGGCCAGTACAATCTTCACAATATTTGTGCAGCTTTTGCCGTGGCTTCCATCAATGGCATACCTGAGAAAGCGATCCTTGCCGGGATAAAAAACATGTCCTACGTTCCGGGGCGAATGGAAGAAGTGGATTTTGATCAAGCTTTTAAAATTATAATCGACTACGCACATACGCATGACGCTTTTCGGCAGTTGCTTCCCACGTTGCGCCTATATACTTCAAAACGAATCATTCACATTTTCGGTTGCCGGGGAGGCAAAGACAAAAGTAAACGGCCAAAAATGGGAAAAGTGGCGGGAGAACTGGGCGATATCGTGATCTTGACATCGGACAATCCCAAGAATGAAGATCCAGCAAGAATTGCGGAGCAATTAAAGGCTGGGTTGGAAGCAAGTGGAAATCGCAATTACCATGTGATTCTGGATCGGGCGGAAGCCATTGCCTTCGCTGTCAGCATCGCAGAAGCTGGAGATACGATTGTGATTACGGGCAAAGGAAATGAAACGTATCAATTGATAGGAAACAAGAAATATCCATTTGATGAAAGAGAGATATTCTTGGCTGCAGTCCAGGCTTCCAGTCTGCATTTATGAAAGTCCTTCTCTACAGCGAGCACTGGAATCGATTCTGGTGTTTACCTCCCGAACTGGTTCAATGGTTGCGCACCGATTTTCCTGAAATCGAATTTGATCATGTGCGAACCGAAGAACAAATCTTCGATTCCATACCGGATGCCGAAATCTATTTCGGATACAGGCTTCAAAAAAAAGACGTAAACGTTGCTAAGAAGTTGAAGTGGATCCACGTGCCGGCGGCCTCTGTTTATCCACTGACCGATCTGGGGCTGCAGCAAAAAGGGATTGTCGTTTCAAATTCAAGAGGCCTGCACGCTGTGCCGATCGCCGAGCATGTGCTTGGATGCATGCTTGTTTTTTCGCGCAAGTTCCTTGAATCGTGGCAATATCAACAGAAACACTATTACGCAGCGCGGGAAATACTAACCGAGTCCCCTTTGCCGGGTGAACTTCGCGGAAAGACAGTTCTGGTACTCGGACTGGGTGGAATCGGGAGTGAGGCCGCGCGGCTCTGCAAAGCGTTTGGCATGCGCGTTCTGGCTTGCAAACGAAATCCGGCAGGAACCTATGACAATGTGGATCAGGTTTATGCAGCGGAAGATTTCCACAAGCCGTTGCCGGAAGCAGATTATCTGGTGATCGCTGTTCCAAGAACATCCAGAACGGACGGTCTCATCGGCGAAGTGGAGCTGGAGATGTTGAAGAAATCCTGCGTGATCATCAACATTGCGCGCGCCAAAATCATCCGGCATGAGGCGCTAATCCGCTGTTTGAAAGAGAATCGAATTCGCGGCGCCGCCCTGGATGTGTTTGAGCAGGAACCGCTGCCTCCCGATTCCGAGTTATTCTCACTGCCAAATGTTTTCATCACCCCACACACTTCCGGTGTTTCCGCGATGGAACACTGGCCTCGCATGATGGAATTGTTCGCCGAAAATCTCCGCCGTTGGATCGCAGGCCAACCATTGATGAACATCGTGGATCTGGCAGAAGGTTACTAATCAAAGTAGTAGCATAGGCGTCCCGCCTGCAAGTAGCGCGGGCGTCCCGCCTGCAAAGTAGCGCGGGCGTCCCGCCTGCGGAGTTCTGGTAAACTATTCCCTACATGAAACGGTTGAAACCGGAAGAACTGCGCCGCACGTGCGATCCTTCGACTTTTCCTTTTAACACATCCGCTGAAGCTCCGTTGCCGGAACGTTTTATCGGCCAGGACCGGGCGCAAACTTCCATGCAGTTTGGTCTGGCGATCGAAAGTAAGGGCTACAACATTTTCCTTGCGGGCCCGCGAGGAACAGGAAAAAGCTCCATCATCGAACAGCTGGTGCGAAAAATCGCCGCCTCAAAGCCGGTGCCGGATGATTGGTGTCTCGTTTACAACTTCAGTGAACCAAATAAACCCAGAGCGATCCGTTTTGCTCCGGGAATGGCATTGAAGTTCAAAAAACAGATGGAGAAGTTTTTGAAGTCTTTCCAGGAAAACGTTCCACGCTTGCTGGAAGGGAAAGAATTTGAAGAAGCTCGAAGTGACATCCAGGAAAAACTCCAGCAGCGTGAAGCTGAATTGCTAAGTGAGCTGTCACAATTTGCTTCACGTTTTGGATTCATGATCAAGAAAACGCAAGGCGGCATGCTGACGATTCCGGTTCTGAATGATCAGCCGTTGAACCAGGAAGAATATGACAAACTTGCAGGTGAGGAGCGGGAAGGGATCCGCCAGAAACGGGAGAAAGTCGATGAATCGGTTCGTGAAACTTTCCGGCAGTTGCGAAAATTCGCGCGGGTCGCCCGCGAAAAGATTCAGGAGCTGGAACGAAATACGGTAGCCTTCGCTGTAGATCGGCTGATAGATGATTTGATGGAAGAGTACGAAACGATCCCAACTGTATCAGAATATCTGGCTGCGGTGCGTAAGGATATTCTGGATAATCTGGACGATTTCAAACCACTGCCTCTGCGCGCTGGATTGGAATTGCCGGATCAGTCCAAATCACTGACCCGCTATCACGTGAACGTGCTTGTTGACAATTCTGCGCTACAGGGCGCGCCCGTCATCGTAGAACTTCATCCTACGTACCAGAACCTTTTCGGAAAGTTAGAACGCAGGGTAACGCTGGGCGCGATGGTTACGGATTTCACGCTTGTAGAGGCAGGCTCTTTCTTGCGCGCGAACGGTGGTTATCTGGTTTTACAGGCGAAGGATGTTTTGAAAGCGCCTTTCGCATGGGACGGTTTGAAAAGAAGCATCTTGAACTCCCGCGTGCAAATTGAAGACATGATGCATGACCTCAGCTTGTTTCCCACTGCAGTGATCCGGCCGGAACCGATCCCGGTAAATGTGAAGGTCATCATGACGGGAGATCATTTCGTGTACCGCTTACTTCACGGAATGGACGAAGATTTTGTTGAGATGTTCAAAGTCAAAGTGGATTTCGATTTTGAAATGGAGCGCACAGCAGAAAATGAAGTGCAGTATGCTTCCTTCATCCGCCAGGTTACGGAAACAGAAAATCTTTTGCCATTCGAAAGAAGCGCGATTTCTGCAATTGTGGAGTATGGATCGCGTTCCGTTGAGAATCAGGAAAAACTGACATCGCAATTCTCCGCCATTACGGATATCATCCGCGAATCTCATTTCTGGGCGAAGGATTGCGGGAAAGAGAGCGTGTCCTCTGAACACGTTTTAAATGCGCTAAACCAGAAACTTCATCGCGTGGATCTGACCTCGAAAAAGTACCAGGAACATCTGGAAAAGGGCACGATCCTGGTGGATACGAAGGGCTTTGTTACAGGCCAGATCAATGGTCTCGCAGTATACAATCTGGGCGATTTTGTTTTTGGGAAGCCGACGCGTATTACAGCCAACACATTTGCCGGCAAGTCGGGCGTTGTCAATATTGAGAGGGAAGCCAAGTTGTCCGGTAGGACTCATGACAAGGGATTATTGATTCTCAGCGGTTACCTGGCTGAAAAATTCGCCGAAGCAAAACCGTTGAGCATCTGCGCTTCGGTATGCTTTGAACAGTCGTACGAAAGAATTGACGGCGACAGCGCAAGCTCGACGGAATTGCTTGCATT harbors:
- a CDS encoding UDP-N-acetylmuramoyl-L-alanyl-D-glutamate--2,6-diaminopimelate ligase: MKLKDLVSPLEKFTLYGPDDAEISGISLDSRRVQKWDLFAALPGIETHGLQFLPEAERAGAAAILSNQKVETDLPLIVAENPRLALALISNQFYDCPSYKLKLIGVTGTNGKTTVAFLLRSMFKEANVACGLIGTIRYSGERFSKSATHTTPEAPELQKLLNRLVQERSGACAMEVSSQGLDQFRVAGCTFDTAVFTNLTHEHLDYHRTMDDYFRAKMMLFDNQTCTTNQAVSNFDDPYGKKLIEIRNRRGLPGVSYGFEEGADFRIQNWSTSIKGSEMTIVYQAKEQRIKTALVGQYNLHNICAAFAVASINGIPEKAILAGIKNMSYVPGRMEEVDFDQAFKIIIDYAHTHDAFRQLLPTLRLYTSKRIIHIFGCRGGKDKSKRPKMGKVAGELGDIVILTSDNPKNEDPARIAEQLKAGLEASGNRNYHVILDRAEAIAFAVSIAEAGDTIVITGKGNETYQLIGNKKYPFDEREIFLAAVQASSLHL
- a CDS encoding AAA family ATPase, translated to MKRLKPEELRRTCDPSTFPFNTSAEAPLPERFIGQDRAQTSMQFGLAIESKGYNIFLAGPRGTGKSSIIEQLVRKIAASKPVPDDWCLVYNFSEPNKPRAIRFAPGMALKFKKQMEKFLKSFQENVPRLLEGKEFEEARSDIQEKLQQREAELLSELSQFASRFGFMIKKTQGGMLTIPVLNDQPLNQEEYDKLAGEEREGIRQKREKVDESVRETFRQLRKFARVAREKIQELERNTVAFAVDRLIDDLMEEYETIPTVSEYLAAVRKDILDNLDDFKPLPLRAGLELPDQSKSLTRYHVNVLVDNSALQGAPVIVELHPTYQNLFGKLERRVTLGAMVTDFTLVEAGSFLRANGGYLVLQAKDVLKAPFAWDGLKRSILNSRVQIEDMMHDLSLFPTAVIRPEPIPVNVKVIMTGDHFVYRLLHGMDEDFVEMFKVKVDFDFEMERTAENEVQYASFIRQVTETENLLPFERSAISAIVEYGSRSVENQEKLTSQFSAITDIIRESHFWAKDCGKESVSSEHVLNALNQKLHRVDLTSKKYQEHLEKGTILVDTKGFVTGQINGLAVYNLGDFVFGKPTRITANTFAGKSGVVNIEREAKLSGRTHDKGLLILSGYLAEKFAEAKPLSICASVCFEQSYERIDGDSASSTELLALLSSLADAPVDQGIAVTGSINQKGEFQPIGAVNYKVEGFFDLCKSRMLTGTQGVIIPHQNCRNLMLKPEVIEAVANGTFHIYAVKNIEEAIEVVTGLASDAIFSKIVQKLQKFAHEKEAKT
- a CDS encoding D-2-hydroxyacid dehydrogenase, producing the protein MKVLLYSEHWNRFWCLPPELVQWLRTDFPEIEFDHVRTEEQIFDSIPDAEIYFGYRLQKKDVNVAKKLKWIHVPAASVYPLTDLGLQQKGIVVSNSRGLHAVPIAEHVLGCMLVFSRKFLESWQYQQKHYYAAREILTESPLPGELRGKTVLVLGLGGIGSEAARLCKAFGMRVLACKRNPAGTYDNVDQVYAAEDFHKPLPEADYLVIAVPRTSRTDGLIGEVELEMLKKSCVIINIARAKIIRHEALIRCLKENRIRGAALDVFEQEPLPPDSELFSLPNVFITPHTSGVSAMEHWPRMMELFAENLRRWIAGQPLMNIVDLAEGY